In Colius striatus isolate bColStr4 chromosome 17, bColStr4.1.hap1, whole genome shotgun sequence, the following proteins share a genomic window:
- the CCDC92 gene encoding coiled-coil domain-containing protein 92 produces the protein MATSNLENQLQSAQKNLLFLQREHANTLKGLHAEIRRLQQHCTDLTYELTVKSSDLSGNGNSRSDELKRKCEDLEAQLKAKEAENNELLKELEQKNAMIMVLENTIKEREKKYLEELKMKSHKLNMLSSELEQRASTIAYLTSQLHATKKKLMSSSGTSEGTPSSSPVLSSYKPSPPKDKLPETPRRRMKKSLSTPLNPEFEEVYRIGSESRKLLLREPVDAMPDPTPFLLARETAEVHLIKERPLVIPPIASDRAGGESQSPAREKPHKAHIGVAHRIRHPAPAPPQPQLETLAVDQVHGSKVVRKHSGTDRTV, from the exons ATGGCAACTTCCAACCTGGAGAACCAGCTGCAGAGCGCCCAGAAGAACCTGCTGTTCCTGCAGCGGGAACACGCCAACACGCTGAAGGGGCTGCACGCCGAGATCCGgcgcctgcagcagcactgcacag atttaACCTATGAGCTGACTGTAAAGAGTTCAGACTTGTCAG GAAACGGTAACTCAAGGAGTGATGAGCTCAAAAGAAAGTGTGAAGATCTTGAAGCTCAGCTGAAAGCCAAAGAGGCTGAAAATAACGAATTATTGAAAGAACTGGAGCAAAAGAATGCCATGATCATGGTGCTGGAGAACACTattaaagagagagaaaagaagtacTTGGAAGAgttgaaaatgaaaagccatAAGCTCAACATGTTGTCCAGTGAACTAGAGCAGAGAGCGAGCACCATTGCCTATTTAACTTCTCAGCTGCATGCTACCAAGAAGAAGCTGATGAGTTCCAGCGGGACCTCGGAGGGGACCCCTTCCAGCAGCCCCGTCCTGTCCAGCTACAAGCCGTCCCCTCCCAAGGACAAGCTGCCGGAGACGCCGCGGCGCAGGATGAAGAAAAGCCTCTCCACGCCGCTCAACCCCGAGTTCGAAGAGGTCTACAGAATAGGGTCAGAGAGCCGCAAGCTGCTGTTGAGGGAGCCCGTGGACGCCATGCCCGACCCCACTCCCTTCCTGCTGGCCAGGGAGACGGCAGAGGTACACCTCATTAAGGAGAGGCCCTTAGTTATCCCTCCCATCGCTTCGGATCGCGCGGGCGGCGAGTCGCAGAGCCCGGCCCGGGAGAAGCCGCACAAGGCGCACATCGGGGTGGCACATCGCATCCGGcaccccgcgcccgccccgccgcagcCGCAGCTCGAGACGCTGGCGGTGGACCAGGTCCACGGAAGCAAAGTGGTCAGAAAGCACTCAGGGACAGACAGAActgtttga